A window of the Nocardia sp. NBC_01329 genome harbors these coding sequences:
- the rsrA gene encoding mycothiol system anti-sigma-R factor has product MELDCTAVLADVWLMLDGECDDNTRERLQHHMDHCAPCIEAYGIEEKIKSMLHRKCGGDRAPDSLRERLTVEIRGVTFRAGDLPVDPGRA; this is encoded by the coding sequence ATGGAGCTCGACTGCACGGCGGTACTGGCCGACGTCTGGCTCATGCTCGACGGCGAATGCGACGACAACACCCGCGAACGGCTCCAGCACCATATGGACCACTGCGCGCCGTGCATCGAGGCATACGGCATCGAAGAGAAGATCAAGAGCATGCTGCACCGTAAATGCGGCGGCGACCGGGCCCCCGATTCGCTCCGCGAACGGCTCACCGTCGAGATCCGCGGGGTCACCTTCCGCGCCGGCGACCTCCCGGTCGACCCGGGCCGGGCCTGA
- a CDS encoding sensor histidine kinase has product MSTLSDLLAEHTDLPGVAVDHLQRVVGDWQLLADLSFSDLLLWVGDGPVHNGAEIVCVAQCRPTTAPTVHLEDLVGNTARHAEHSQVIEALTRGEIVRTDTEGEAQGVYHPHPVHAIREAIPVRCGEDVIAVLSRDTDRQRSRVRSSLEIAYVACADDLCQMMADGTFPTTEDRAATHSSPRAGDGFIRLDTEGTVTYASPNALSAYHRMGLQADLAGQDLATTTRSLITDPFDAQEVVGDIQAALAGRTGRRMEVEARGATVLLRTLVLRPHGELAGAAVLVRDVTEVKRRDRALLSKDATIREIHHRVKNNLQTVAALLRLQARRTENDEARVALTESVRRVTSIASVHEMLSMSVDEEVDLDEVVDRLLPIMADVATVHTARITVRRAGSLGVFSAERATPLVMVLTELVQNAIEHAFDGGQNGTVTIRSERSARWLDVIISDDGRGLPEGFSLQSSDSLGLQIVRTLVTAELGGTIGLHPGADIGTDAVLRVPLGRRSAR; this is encoded by the coding sequence ATGTCGACACTGAGTGATCTGCTTGCCGAGCACACCGATCTGCCGGGGGTGGCGGTGGATCATCTGCAGCGGGTGGTCGGGGATTGGCAGTTGCTCGCCGACCTTTCGTTCTCGGATCTGCTGTTGTGGGTGGGGGACGGGCCGGTGCACAATGGCGCCGAAATCGTCTGTGTCGCGCAGTGCCGGCCGACTACCGCGCCGACGGTGCATCTGGAGGATCTGGTCGGTAACACCGCGCGGCATGCGGAGCATTCGCAGGTGATCGAGGCGCTCACCCGCGGGGAGATCGTGCGGACCGATACCGAGGGGGAGGCGCAGGGGGTCTATCACCCGCATCCGGTGCACGCGATCCGGGAAGCGATCCCGGTGCGTTGCGGGGAGGATGTGATCGCGGTACTCAGCCGCGATACCGACCGGCAGCGATCGCGGGTGCGCAGCAGCCTCGAGATCGCCTATGTCGCGTGCGCCGACGATCTGTGCCAGATGATGGCAGACGGGACGTTCCCGACCACCGAGGACCGCGCTGCCACGCATTCCAGTCCGCGGGCGGGGGACGGATTCATCCGGCTCGATACCGAGGGGACCGTCACCTACGCCAGTCCGAACGCGTTGTCGGCGTATCACCGGATGGGGTTGCAGGCCGATCTGGCGGGGCAGGATCTGGCGACGACGACGCGGTCGCTGATCACCGATCCGTTCGACGCGCAGGAGGTGGTCGGGGATATCCAGGCCGCGTTGGCGGGGCGTACCGGCCGTCGGATGGAGGTGGAGGCGCGTGGCGCCACGGTCCTGCTGCGCACCCTGGTACTACGGCCACACGGGGAACTGGCTGGGGCCGCGGTGCTGGTGCGTGATGTCACCGAGGTCAAACGCCGGGACCGGGCGCTGCTCAGCAAGGACGCCACCATCCGTGAGATCCATCACCGGGTGAAGAACAATCTGCAGACCGTGGCCGCGCTGCTGCGGTTGCAGGCGCGCCGCACCGAGAACGACGAGGCGCGGGTGGCGCTCACCGAGTCGGTGCGCCGGGTCACCTCGATCGCCTCGGTACACGAGATGCTGTCCATGTCCGTCGATGAGGAAGTCGATCTGGACGAGGTGGTGGACCGGTTGCTGCCGATCATGGCTGATGTCGCTACCGTGCACACGGCTCGGATCACGGTGCGGCGTGCGGGATCGCTCGGGGTTTTCTCGGCCGAACGCGCGACTCCGCTGGTGATGGTGCTGACCGAACTGGTGCAGAACGCTATCGAGCACGCTTTCGACGGTGGCCAGAACGGTACGGTGACCATTCGGTCGGAGCGGTCGGCACGCTGGCTGGATGTGATCATCAGCGATGACGGGCGCGGGCTTCCGGAGGGATTCAGCCTGCAATCCTCCGACAGTCTGGGCCTGCAGATCGTGCGCACACTGGTGACGGCAGAGTTGGGCGGTACGATCGGCCTGCACCCGGGCGCCGATATCGGAACGGACGCGGTGTTGCGGGTGCCATTGGGGCGTCGTTCGGCACGTTGA
- a CDS encoding diacylglycerol/lipid kinase family protein: MRTLLIVNPNATSTTAATRDLLAHALESRTQLTVAHTQHRGHAAELAQWAATNEMDLIVVHGGDGTVNETINGFVPLPQVDDDQVWRPRLGIIPGGSANVFARSLNIKPDPVAATNQLIDLLKAGDSDRRIGLGLTDDRWFCFSAGVGLDADVCAAIDTARAKGHAATPSRYLLTTVRQFFRVKRDRPEVTVHVPGREPVSGVHYAFVTNTSPWTYLNATPVRTNPGTRFETGLGVFAVRTMALLPTLRLATQLLSPHSEPKSRKLLRDDDVPSVRITCADPIGLQIDGDFIGKRDVVDFTAVPNVLDVVAPRPV, translated from the coding sequence GTGCGGACGTTGTTGATCGTCAACCCGAATGCGACCTCTACCACGGCGGCCACGCGTGATCTGCTCGCGCACGCCCTCGAGAGCCGGACCCAGTTGACGGTGGCGCACACGCAGCATCGCGGGCATGCCGCCGAGCTGGCGCAGTGGGCGGCGACCAACGAGATGGATCTGATCGTCGTGCACGGCGGGGACGGAACCGTCAACGAGACCATCAACGGGTTCGTGCCGCTTCCCCAAGTGGACGACGATCAGGTGTGGCGGCCACGGCTCGGGATCATTCCGGGGGGGTCGGCCAATGTGTTCGCGCGGTCGCTGAACATCAAACCCGATCCGGTGGCGGCCACCAATCAGTTGATCGATCTGTTGAAGGCCGGTGATTCGGATCGCCGAATCGGGTTGGGGCTCACCGATGATCGGTGGTTCTGTTTCAGCGCGGGGGTGGGACTGGATGCCGATGTGTGTGCCGCGATCGATACGGCGCGCGCCAAGGGGCATGCCGCGACGCCGTCGCGTTATCTGCTCACGACGGTCCGGCAGTTCTTCCGCGTCAAGCGGGACCGGCCCGAAGTCACCGTGCACGTGCCCGGGCGCGAACCTGTTTCCGGCGTTCATTACGCCTTTGTGACCAATACCAGTCCGTGGACTTATCTGAACGCCACTCCGGTACGCACCAATCCGGGTACCAGGTTCGAAACCGGACTCGGTGTGTTCGCCGTGCGAACCATGGCGTTACTGCCTACACTGCGCCTGGCGACACAACTGCTGTCGCCGCACTCCGAGCCGAAGTCGCGGAAATTGCTCCGTGACGACGACGTCCCGTCGGTGCGCATCACCTGCGCCGATCCGATCGGTCTGCAAATCGACGGCGACTTCATCGGCAAACGCGACGTGGTGGATTTCACCGCTGTACCCAACGTCCTGGACGTGGTCGCACCGCGACCGGTTTGA
- a CDS encoding acid phosphatase translates to MVLVRHGETDWSVQHRHTGRTDRPLTPTGARQATAAARVLAGLGLRDPLVYVSPRLRARRTAELAGLAETTIDPDLAEWDYGDYEGRTTPEIRTQDPGWTVWTGSIPGGESAAEIGARADRVLARATAALGQRDVVLVGHGHFSRALIARWLGFEVREGRRFALTTAAVSVLGYEREDATLWAHNLRPDRSR, encoded by the coding sequence GTGGTGCTGGTCCGCCACGGTGAGACCGATTGGTCGGTACAGCACCGCCATACCGGCCGCACCGACAGACCGCTCACCCCCACCGGCGCCCGGCAGGCCACGGCCGCCGCCCGAGTGCTGGCCGGCCTGGGACTGCGCGATCCCCTGGTCTACGTCAGTCCCCGGCTACGCGCGCGGCGCACCGCCGAACTGGCCGGGCTGGCCGAGACCACGATCGATCCCGACCTGGCCGAATGGGATTACGGTGATTACGAGGGCCGGACCACCCCGGAGATCCGGACCCAGGACCCGGGCTGGACGGTGTGGACGGGCTCGATACCGGGCGGCGAATCCGCCGCCGAGATCGGCGCCCGCGCCGACCGGGTACTGGCCAGGGCCACCGCGGCGCTCGGCCAACGTGATGTGGTCCTGGTCGGGCACGGCCATTTCTCCCGTGCCCTCATCGCCCGCTGGCTGGGTTTCGAGGTCCGGGAGGGTCGTCGTTTCGCACTCACCACGGCAGCGGTGAGCGTCTTGGGCTACGAACGCGAGGACGCCACACTGTGGGCGCACAATCTCCGCCCGGACCGCTCCCGATGA
- a CDS encoding 50S ribosomal protein bL37, protein MGKRGRKKRSRKGNAANHGKRPNA, encoded by the coding sequence ATGGGTAAGCGTGGCCGCAAGAAGCGTAGCCGTAAGGGAAATGCCGCGAATCACGGCAAACGTCCCAACGCCTGA
- a CDS encoding biotin/lipoyl-binding carrier protein codes for MAEEVRAEMVSTVLTVEVEVGDQVAVDQTLVLLESMKMEIPVITEIGGEVASIAVTPGQVLQQGDLIAVVQ; via the coding sequence ATGGCGGAAGAAGTGCGGGCGGAAATGGTCTCCACGGTGCTCACCGTCGAAGTCGAAGTCGGCGACCAGGTCGCCGTCGACCAAACCCTGGTGCTGCTCGAATCGATGAAAATGGAGATCCCGGTGATCACCGAGATCGGCGGCGAAGTCGCATCCATTGCGGTCACCCCCGGCCAGGTACTCCAGCAGGGCGACCTGATCGCCGTCGTGCAGTAG
- a CDS encoding Rv3212 family protein codes for MLAPERRTRADVITAAAIAVFVVVAVIVAWATSGVANTESVVADEPARPPQSAAKLPGKLQEMWRASDTATTRALTAEGVVVTGADGSVVGHDPRTGAQVWRYTRELPLCGVESQFGMVVAVYRTDRGCSETTMVAGADGQRRTARSSYMDDRLRLSVDGTYVVAQGPDRLEVWRSDLVRTLEYGYVDAKENWKTQPRKDCELLSAASSPSRLVVLERCPGEPADRISVLAPAPKDDNVPEEYGSHLLEGAGAASADARVIAVSDNRIAVYQPGIGGADPEAPRLTILDAKGNPIVAQELSAPLDQTAATVRTGSAFLVFTGNSVIALNAGTFEPMWTAADALGTPVPMAGKILLPVPGAIAALDPSTGAQVSRIPVARPDYGGGPISLGVLGSTVLEHRDGQLVALGDPATTDSPRSDTERPAKPLR; via the coding sequence GTGCTCGCACCTGAGCGGCGAACGCGCGCCGACGTCATCACCGCAGCCGCGATCGCCGTATTCGTGGTGGTCGCGGTGATTGTGGCATGGGCGACGAGCGGCGTGGCGAACACCGAATCCGTCGTCGCCGACGAGCCGGCCCGGCCCCCGCAGTCCGCCGCGAAACTGCCCGGGAAGCTCCAGGAGATGTGGCGTGCCTCCGATACGGCGACCACCCGGGCGCTCACTGCCGAAGGGGTGGTGGTCACCGGTGCCGACGGCAGCGTGGTCGGGCACGATCCCCGGACCGGCGCGCAGGTGTGGCGCTATACCCGCGAGCTGCCGCTGTGCGGGGTGGAATCTCAGTTCGGAATGGTCGTGGCCGTCTACCGCACCGATCGCGGCTGCAGTGAGACGACCATGGTCGCCGGTGCCGACGGGCAGCGACGGACCGCCCGCAGCAGTTATATGGATGATCGGCTGCGCCTGTCGGTGGACGGCACGTACGTGGTCGCCCAAGGACCCGACCGGCTCGAGGTCTGGCGTTCGGATCTGGTGCGCACCCTGGAGTACGGCTACGTCGACGCCAAGGAGAACTGGAAAACGCAGCCGCGTAAGGACTGCGAGCTCCTGTCCGCGGCGTCCAGTCCGTCCCGGCTGGTGGTATTGGAACGCTGCCCGGGCGAACCGGCGGACCGGATCTCCGTGCTGGCGCCCGCCCCCAAGGACGACAATGTCCCCGAGGAGTACGGGTCACACCTGCTGGAGGGCGCGGGCGCGGCTTCCGCCGATGCTCGCGTGATCGCGGTATCGGACAATCGGATCGCGGTCTACCAGCCGGGCATCGGCGGTGCCGACCCGGAGGCGCCGCGGCTGACCATCCTCGACGCCAAGGGCAATCCGATTGTCGCGCAGGAACTCTCGGCACCACTCGACCAGACCGCGGCGACCGTCCGCACCGGTTCGGCGTTCCTGGTGTTCACCGGGAACAGTGTCATCGCGCTGAACGCCGGAACGTTCGAGCCGATGTGGACCGCCGCCGACGCACTCGGCACGCCGGTGCCGATGGCCGGGAAGATCCTGCTGCCGGTACCCGGCGCGATCGCCGCCCTCGACCCGTCCACCGGCGCGCAGGTGAGCCGTATCCCGGTGGCACGTCCCGATTACGGCGGCGGCCCGATCTCGCTCGGCGTGCTGGGCAGCACGGTGCTGGAACACCGGGACGGCCAACTCGTGGCCCTCGGCGACCCGGCTACCACCGATTCGCCGCGCAGCGATACGGAGCGGCCCGCAAAACCGTTGCGCTGA
- a CDS encoding SOS response-associated peptidase, translating to MCGRYATTTDPGRLAVELDAIDETETPRPPGGSGPPAGDAALDSATTTSADRMPGVNYNVAPTTQILTVVDRHTHEHPDDTPGRRIRRMRWGLIPHWTKAAEPGIPVKGKPLFNARADKAATLPSFRDAVKYRRCLVPMDGWYEWLVEPDPAGPGRGKKPKVVKHPYFMSHPDGSRLYMAGLWSVWKDRSLDNPEPLLSCTILTTDAIGDLTRIHDRMPLPLPPEHWDAWLDPDHPAPAELLGPPNAELVAEIAARPVSPLVNSVRNNGPELLAPVGGTAEQTTLL from the coding sequence ATGTGCGGACGGTATGCGACGACGACGGATCCCGGACGGCTCGCGGTCGAGCTGGACGCCATCGACGAGACCGAAACTCCCCGGCCGCCGGGCGGCAGCGGGCCGCCGGCCGGAGACGCTGCGCTCGACAGCGCCACGACCACCTCCGCGGACCGGATGCCGGGGGTGAACTACAACGTCGCCCCCACCACCCAGATCCTCACCGTCGTCGACCGGCATACCCACGAACACCCCGACGACACCCCCGGCCGCCGGATCCGGCGGATGCGGTGGGGTCTGATCCCGCATTGGACGAAAGCCGCCGAACCGGGCATCCCGGTGAAGGGAAAACCGCTGTTCAACGCGCGCGCGGACAAGGCCGCGACACTCCCGTCGTTCCGGGACGCGGTGAAATACCGGCGCTGCCTGGTGCCGATGGACGGCTGGTACGAATGGCTGGTCGAGCCGGACCCGGCCGGACCGGGAAGAGGCAAGAAACCCAAGGTGGTCAAACACCCGTACTTCATGTCCCACCCCGACGGATCCCGGCTCTACATGGCCGGTCTGTGGTCGGTCTGGAAAGATCGCTCGCTCGACAACCCCGAACCACTGCTGTCCTGCACGATCCTCACCACCGACGCGATCGGGGACCTCACCCGTATCCACGATCGGATGCCCCTGCCCCTGCCCCCCGAACACTGGGACGCCTGGCTGGACCCCGACCATCCGGCACCGGCCGAACTACTCGGGCCGCCGAACGCGGAACTGGTGGCCGAGATCGCGGCCCGGCCGGTCTCACCGCTGGTGAACAGTGTGCGCAACAACGGGCCGGAACTACTGGCACCCGTCGGAGGCACGGCAGAACAAACCACCCTGCTGTAA
- a CDS encoding nitroreductase/quinone reductase family protein yields MTEAARSLDAAPVAGHLRYDDPTAPWNQATERGPADWNTEVIREFRANGGRVGGPYAGAELLLLTTTGARSGKRHVVPLGALYRGDTLYISSFAEGGYPSWYHNVRADPAVIVESGDHVYHGTARVLTGAAYDEFAAWALANNPLLAEFQATTDQPVPLVVLTLAK; encoded by the coding sequence ATGACCGAAGCAGCGCGCTCCCTCGACGCGGCCCCCGTGGCCGGCCACCTCCGCTACGACGACCCCACCGCCCCGTGGAATCAGGCCACCGAGCGGGGCCCGGCCGACTGGAACACCGAGGTGATCCGGGAGTTCCGGGCCAACGGCGGACGGGTCGGCGGACCCTACGCGGGGGCCGAGCTGCTGCTGCTCACCACCACCGGTGCGCGTTCCGGCAAACGGCACGTGGTCCCACTGGGTGCGCTCTATCGTGGCGACACCCTTTACATCAGTTCCTTCGCCGAGGGCGGCTACCCATCCTGGTACCACAATGTGCGCGCCGATCCCGCGGTGATCGTGGAGTCGGGCGATCACGTCTACCACGGCACGGCCCGGGTACTCACCGGCGCGGCCTACGACGAATTCGCGGCCTGGGCGCTGGCGAACAATCCGCTGCTCGCCGAGTTCCAGGCCACCACCGACCAGCCGGTGCCCTTGGTCGTTCTCACCCTGGCGAAATGA
- a CDS encoding aldehyde dehydrogenase family protein has protein sequence MTTTENATEKDSVLTSVDPATGATLATYPIADEKAVAEAVAKARAAAPVWEDLGFDGRKKALLRWSSRLVAKSDEFCALIHAENGKPLDDAFLELMLALEHIAWAAKHAKKVLSPQKVPSGPLMANFSARIEYRPLGVIGVIGPWNYPVYTPNGSLAYALAAGNTVVFKPSEFSTGIGNFLAEAFSEANPELPEGVFVAINGFGPTGAALVKSGVDKVAFTGSAATGRKIMASAADNLTPVLLECGGKDAVIVAADADVKAAADAIAWGATSNSGQTCAGVERVYVDKSVKEEFLAELTRILKGVKPGSDKNAAYGPMTMPSQIDIVKKHIDAALASGGKAVLGGPESIKGPFVEPVVLVDVDEDSAAVKEETFGPTVTVTTVDSIDEAVDLANNTTFGLASAVYSKNQGLEIARRLAVGATSVNSVLGFAAIPGLPFGGSGDSGIGRIHGEPGLREFVRPHSIAVQRFTIPGMALQSYRRTQTNMKMLRRMVPLLHGRNK, from the coding sequence GTGACAACCACCGAAAACGCTACCGAGAAAGATTCGGTGCTCACCTCGGTCGATCCGGCCACCGGAGCGACCCTGGCCACGTACCCGATCGCCGACGAGAAGGCGGTCGCCGAGGCTGTCGCGAAGGCGCGTGCCGCCGCTCCCGTCTGGGAAGATCTGGGCTTCGACGGCCGGAAGAAAGCGCTGCTGCGCTGGTCCAGCCGGCTGGTGGCCAAGTCCGACGAATTCTGCGCGCTCATCCACGCCGAGAACGGCAAACCGCTCGACGACGCCTTCCTGGAACTGATGCTGGCGCTCGAGCACATCGCCTGGGCCGCCAAGCACGCCAAGAAGGTCCTCTCCCCGCAGAAGGTTCCGTCGGGCCCCCTGATGGCGAACTTCTCGGCCCGGATCGAATACCGGCCGCTCGGCGTCATCGGCGTCATCGGACCGTGGAACTACCCTGTCTACACACCCAATGGATCACTGGCCTATGCGCTGGCCGCCGGTAATACCGTGGTGTTCAAGCCTTCGGAATTCTCCACGGGTATCGGCAACTTCCTCGCCGAGGCCTTCTCCGAGGCCAACCCCGAACTGCCCGAGGGCGTATTCGTCGCGATCAACGGATTCGGCCCCACCGGGGCGGCCCTGGTGAAATCCGGCGTGGACAAGGTCGCGTTCACCGGTTCGGCTGCCACCGGCCGCAAGATCATGGCCTCGGCCGCCGACAACCTCACCCCGGTCCTGCTGGAATGCGGCGGCAAAGACGCCGTGATCGTGGCAGCGGACGCCGACGTGAAGGCCGCCGCCGACGCCATCGCGTGGGGCGCGACCTCCAACAGCGGGCAGACCTGCGCCGGCGTCGAACGCGTCTATGTCGACAAGTCTGTCAAGGAGGAGTTCCTCGCCGAACTGACCCGCATCCTCAAAGGCGTGAAGCCGGGTTCGGACAAGAACGCCGCCTACGGTCCGATGACCATGCCGAGCCAGATCGATATCGTCAAGAAGCATATCGACGCGGCCCTGGCCAGCGGCGGCAAGGCTGTGCTGGGCGGTCCGGAATCGATCAAGGGTCCCTTCGTCGAACCGGTCGTACTGGTCGACGTGGACGAGGACTCGGCGGCGGTCAAGGAAGAGACCTTCGGCCCGACCGTCACCGTCACCACGGTGGACAGCATCGACGAGGCGGTGGATCTGGCCAACAACACCACCTTCGGACTCGCCTCGGCGGTGTACTCGAAGAACCAGGGCCTCGAGATCGCCCGTCGGCTCGCGGTCGGCGCGACCTCGGTGAACTCGGTGCTCGGCTTCGCCGCCATCCCCGGCCTGCCCTTCGGCGGCAGCGGCGACTCCGGTATCGGCCGCATCCACGGTGAGCCGGGTTTGCGTGAATTCGTGCGACCACATTCGATAGCGGTGCAGCGCTTCACGATTCCCGGGATGGCATTGCAGAGCTACCGGCGCACCCAGACGAACATGAAGATGCTGCGCCGGATGGTTCCGCTGCTGCACGGCCGGAACAAGTAG
- a CDS encoding WhiB family transcriptional regulator, which produces MDWRHKAICRDEDPELFFPVGNSGPALAQIADAKLVCARCPVTAECLSWALGSGQDAGVWGGMSEDERRALKRRNARTRTRTTV; this is translated from the coding sequence ATGGACTGGCGCCATAAGGCCATCTGTCGCGATGAGGACCCTGAACTGTTTTTCCCGGTGGGCAACAGTGGTCCTGCGCTCGCGCAGATTGCCGATGCCAAGCTGGTCTGCGCTCGCTGCCCCGTTACCGCCGAATGCCTGTCCTGGGCTCTGGGATCCGGGCAGGACGCCGGTGTATGGGGCGGAATGAGTGAAGACGAGCGGCGTGCGCTCAAGCGCCGCAATGCGCGCACCCGCACTCGCACGACCGTCTAG
- the ybaK gene encoding Cys-tRNA(Pro) deacylase, translating into MAAAATPAIRALVSARIAHTVHSYDHDPRAGTFGAEAADVLGARLGVEAGQIFKTLVLELSTGALAVAVLPVSVTLSLKAAAAALGAPKAAMAERTRAERGTGYVLGGISPLGQRKRHPTVVDVSALDWDQVFCSAGRRGLEVALAPADLVRLTGAVTAAVTA; encoded by the coding sequence ATGGCAGCAGCCGCCACACCGGCGATCCGGGCATTGGTCTCCGCCCGTATCGCACACACCGTGCACAGTTATGACCACGATCCGCGGGCCGGCACCTTCGGGGCTGAGGCGGCCGATGTGCTGGGTGCCCGGCTCGGTGTCGAGGCGGGGCAGATCTTCAAGACGCTGGTGCTGGAATTGTCGACCGGCGCCCTTGCGGTCGCGGTGCTGCCGGTGTCCGTCACGCTGTCGCTGAAGGCCGCCGCGGCGGCGCTGGGGGCACCGAAGGCGGCCATGGCCGAACGCACCCGAGCCGAACGCGGTACCGGCTATGTTCTCGGCGGTATCTCGCCGCTGGGGCAGCGCAAGAGGCATCCGACGGTGGTGGACGTCTCGGCGCTGGACTGGGATCAGGTGTTCTGTAGCGCCGGGCGGCGAGGCCTCGAGGTCGCGCTCGCCCCCGCTGATCTGGTCCGGTTGACGGGCGCCGTCACCGCTGCGGTCACTGCCTGA
- a CDS encoding sigma-70 family RNA polymerase sigma factor: protein MTSEDDVATDTGADARPAGQPETAAELVQRFERDALPMLDQLYGAALRMTRNPADAEDLVQETYVKAYAGFKSFKEGTNLRAWLYRILTNTYINSYRKKQRQPAQYPTEEITDWQLAATAEHSSTGLRSAEVEALDALPDDDIKAALVQLPEEFRMAVYYADVEGFPYKEIADIMGTPIGTVMSRLHRGRKQLKGLLADVARERGFNRTAAAPGDADTAAAVRQEVKQ, encoded by the coding sequence GTGACGAGCGAGGACGACGTGGCGACCGACACCGGCGCCGACGCGCGGCCTGCCGGGCAGCCGGAGACCGCCGCCGAACTGGTCCAGCGGTTCGAGCGGGACGCGCTACCCATGCTGGACCAGCTCTACGGCGCCGCCCTGCGGATGACGCGCAACCCCGCCGATGCCGAGGACCTGGTCCAGGAGACCTACGTCAAGGCCTATGCCGGTTTCAAATCCTTCAAAGAAGGCACCAACCTGCGGGCCTGGCTCTACCGGATCCTCACCAACACCTACATCAACTCGTATCGCAAAAAACAGCGTCAGCCGGCGCAGTATCCGACCGAAGAGATCACCGACTGGCAGCTCGCGGCCACCGCTGAGCACAGCTCCACCGGACTGCGCTCCGCCGAAGTCGAAGCCCTGGACGCACTCCCCGACGACGACATCAAGGCCGCGCTCGTACAACTGCCCGAAGAATTCCGGATGGCCGTGTACTACGCCGATGTCGAAGGGTTCCCCTACAAGGAAATCGCCGACATCATGGGTACTCCGATCGGTACGGTGATGTCCCGGCTGCACCGCGGCCGGAAACAACTGAAAGGTTTGCTCGCCGATGTGGCGCGCGAGCGAGGCTTCAACCGCACCGCAGCCGCGCCCGGCGATGCCGATACCGCCGCGGCGGTACGCCAGGAGGTCAAGCAGTGA
- a CDS encoding GNAT family N-acetyltransferase, with amino-acid sequence MIRRAAPGDVPALVELVYALAEYEKARHECTLTAEQLHTALFGPDPAVFAHVALLDGAISGCAIWFLNFSTWDGVYGIYLEDLYVTPEARGAGSGRALLATLAQEARTRGYSRVSWSVLTWNTPSIGFYESLGARVQDDWVGYRLSGEALTALADTAESADG; translated from the coding sequence CTGATCCGCCGCGCCGCGCCCGGCGATGTGCCCGCCCTGGTCGAGCTGGTCTACGCCCTGGCCGAGTACGAGAAAGCCCGGCACGAATGCACACTGACGGCCGAACAGTTGCATACCGCGCTGTTCGGTCCGGATCCCGCCGTTTTCGCCCATGTGGCGCTGCTGGACGGTGCGATCAGCGGTTGCGCCATCTGGTTCCTGAACTTCTCCACCTGGGACGGCGTATACGGCATCTACCTCGAGGACCTCTACGTCACGCCGGAGGCCCGCGGTGCCGGCTCCGGCCGGGCACTGCTCGCGACACTCGCGCAGGAGGCCCGCACCCGTGGTTACAGCCGGGTGAGCTGGTCGGTACTCACCTGGAACACACCCTCCATCGGGTTCTACGAATCCCTCGGCGCCCGAGTCCAGGACGATTGGGTCGGCTACCGCTTGTCCGGTGAAGCGCTCACCGCCCTGGCCGATACCGCGGAGTCCGCCGACGGATGA